Proteins found in one Miscanthus floridulus cultivar M001 chromosome 4, ASM1932011v1, whole genome shotgun sequence genomic segment:
- the LOC136552003 gene encoding pirin-like protein At1g50590, whose protein sequence is MEKPRQVVRKFLARPQHEGVGAVVRRSIGRFELRYFDPFLVLDEFSVSAPAGFPDHPHRGFETVTYMLEGAVTHEDFEGHRGTIKAGDVQWMTAGRGIVHSEMPAGPGTSKGLQLWVNLSSGNKMVEPGYQEIQSKDIACTSADGVTVRVIAGHAMGVQSPVCTRTPTMYLDFTVRPRGVVRQPVLASWNAFAYVLEGEGVFGAERGAPVGAHHLLLLSQGDGLEVWNKSDDRPLRFLLIGGEPIGEPVAQLGPFVMNTEEEIDMTVNDFERYANGFEKARHWKSQAMVALVVE, encoded by the exons ATGGAGAAGCCCCGGCAGGTGGTGCGCAAGTTCCTGGCCCGGCCGCAGCACGAGGGCGTCGGCGCCGTCGTCCGCCGCAGCATCGGCAG GTTCGAGCTGAGGTACTTCGATCCGTTCCTTGTCCTCGACGAGTTCTCCG TTTCTGCTCCCGCCGGGTTCCCcgaccacccacaccgaggcttCGAGACCGTCACCTACATGCTTGAG GGCGCCGTGACGCACGAGGACTTCGAGGGCCACCGTGGCACCATCAAGGCCGGCGACGTGCAGTGGATGACGGCCGGCCGCGGCATCGTGCACTCCGAGATGCCCGCCGGCCCCGGCACGTCCAAGGGCCTGCAGCTCTGGGTCAACCTCTCCTCCGGCAACAAAAT GGTCGAGCCCGGGTACCAGGAAATCCAGAGCAAGGACATCGCGTGCACGTCCGCCGACGGCGTCACGGTGCGCGTGATCGCCGGCCACGCGATGGGCGTGCAGTCGCCGGTGTGCACTCGGACGCCGACCATGTACCTGGACTTCACGGTGCGCCCGCGCGGCGTGGTGCGGCAGCCCGTGCTCGCGTCGTGGAACGCCTTCGCCTACGTGCTGGAGGGCGAGGGCGTGTTCGGGGCCGAGCGGGGCGCGCCCGTCGGCGCccaccacctgctgctgctcAGCCAGGGCGACGGCCTCGAGGTGTGGAACAAGTCGGACGACAGGCCGCTCCGCTTCCTGCTCATCGGCGGCGAGCCCATCGGGGAGCCCGTCGCGCAGCTAGGCCCGTTCGTCATGAACACCGAGGAGGAGATCGACATGACCGTCAACGACTTCGAGCGCTACGCCAATGGATTTGAGAAGGCCAGGCACTGGAAATCACAGGCGATGGTAGCGCTTGTCGTAGAGTAG
- the LOC136548769 gene encoding uncharacterized protein: MTEEQPGKEIDGCQYELVALNLTNFTPLNGTNFKSWKEELEVWLGVNELDLALCEDEPVAPTAEGDNDATRAVRTAKYEEKLGKWERSNMLAVKVNNITLASRRAIPTSDNAKKYLANIEEQFKSSSKAEASTLIMKMVSTKYSGSTGIREHIMMMVDMAEKLKTMDMTISDNFLVHFIMTSLPSPKFEEKKRQKADNKDQVNLVGQGKRRNHGDPKSKKKLNFVKAKKHDLKKTNTANAEGSTSTDGGTKGPKCRFCKNFGHVRKDCDGFKNWLAKKHTHDVITFVDEFFYANVSPNTWCIDSGATMHITNSSLGFLTVRRLAKGEPKLRVADRHETDAEAVDTLPLLLSSGFILKLNNVLLVPIMRRNLISISMLDDDETRHAVFSEHVGLSGSSEPQSIDRMEIWDNVPLPTFHENFVSMPGTITPLAENIAPHPTEDSSVAPAAESSEIEHPLENVGTDNSTPNGEAANDEIEPMQTEQTLVTTEEPIRRSQQQRKSAIPKDYVVYMYEDVNDIGLADDPRTCKEAMMSLNSSKWLEAMEDELRSMSSNKVWDLVEIPDGVKPVDNKWVYKTKYDSKGKMEKFKARLVAKGFTQIEGIDYNDTFSPVSMKDSLRIVMVLVAHYDLEQH; the protein is encoded by the exons ATGACCGAAGAGCAACCAGGGAAGGAGATAGATGGATGCCAATATGAGCTCGTCGCGCTGAAC CTCACCAACTTCACTCCTCTCAATGGCACTAACTTCAAGTCATGGAAAGAGGAGCTTGAGGTTTGGCTCGGGGTGAATGAATTGGACCTAGCATTATGTGAGGATGAGCCAGTTGCTCCTACAGCTGAGGGTGATAATGATGCCACCCGAGCTGTTAGGACAGCCAAGTATGAAGAAAAACTAGGAAAGTGGGAACGCTCTAACATGTTGGCCGTAAAGGTCAACAACATTACTCTTGCAAGCAGGAGGGCTATTCCCACCTCAGATAATGCTAAGAAGTACCTAGCAAACATTGAAGAGCAGTTCAAAAGCTCTTCTAAGGCTGAGGCTAGTACTTTGATTATGAAAATGGTTTCAACTAAGTACTCAGGGTCCACCGGCATTAGAGAACATATCATGATGATGGTTGATATGGCTGAAAAACTTAAGACCATGGATATGACCATCTCTGATAACTTCTTAGTGCACTTTATCATGACTTCACTTCCCAGTCCCAAATTTGAG GAAAAAAAGAGGCAGAAGGCTGATAATAAGGATCAAGTTAACCTTGTTGGCCAAGGCAAAAGAAGGAACCATGGGGATCCTAAGTCTAAAAAGAAGTTGAACTTTGTCAAGGCAAAGAAGCATGACCTCAAAAAGACTAATACTGCCAACGCTGAGGGTAGTACCAGCACAGATGGAGGTACCAAGGGGCCCAAGTGCCGCTTCTGCAAGAACTTTGGGCACGTCCGAAAGGACTGTGATGGGTTCAAGAACTGGCTTGCCAAGAAACATACTCATGATGTAATTACTTTTGTTGATGAATTCTTTTATGCTAATGTTTCCCCTAATACATGGTGTATTGATTCTGGTGCCACCATGCACATTACTAATTCATCACTGGGATTCCTTACCGTTCGAAGGCTGGCAAAGGGGGAGCCCAAGCTTAGAGTTGCTGATAGACATGAGACTGATGCTGAGGCTGTCGACACTCTTCCATTGCTTTTAAGTAGTGGCTTCATTCTTAAGTTGAATAATGTGCTACTTGTTCCTATCATGAGAAGAAACCTTATTTCTATTTCTATGTTGGATGATGATG AGACTAGACATGCAGTCTTCTCAGAACATGTTGGCTTAAGTGGGAGTTCTGAGCCTCAAAGCATTGATCGCATGGAAATATGGGATAATGTACCATTACCGACATTCCATGAGAACTTTGTTTCTATGCCTGGAACAATTACACCCCTAGCTGAGAACATTGCTCCACATCCAACTGAGGACTCTAGTGTTGCACCTGCAGCAGAAAGTTCTGAAATTGAGCACCCACTTGAAAATGTAGGGACAGACAACTCAACACCTAATGGTGAGGCGGCTAATGATGAAATTGAGCCTATGCAAACTGAGCAGACCCTTGTGACAACTGAAGAACCTATAAGAAGGTCACAGCAGCAAAGAAAATCTGCCATTCCAAAAGACTATGTCGTGTACATGTATGAAGATGTTAATGATATAGGACTGGCGGATGATCCCAGAACATGTAAAGAAGCCATGATGAGCCTAAACTCATCTAAATGGTTGGAGGCCATGGAGGATGAGCTAAGATCTATGAGCTCTAATAAAGTCTGGGACTTAGTAGAAATTCCCGATGGGGTCAAGCCAGTAGACaacaaatgggtctacaaaactaaatatgactccaaagggaagaTGGAAAAGTTCAAGGCAAGgcttgtagcaaaaggctttacacagatagaagggattgattataatGACACTTTCTCTCCCGTCTCAATGAAAGATTCACTAAGAATTGTCATGGTGCTTGTTGCTCATTATGATTTAGAGCAGCATTAG